In [Phormidium] sp. ETS-05, the genomic window CATAGGGCGATCTCACTGGTTGAGGTTAAAGTTCCTCCTTTCTCTGGGACCCCGGTGGGAGGATGGTGGGATGGAAAACATCGGCTCCTCCTGGAACTGTGGCGGCAAGGCTGAGCGGCAACCAAGAGCCACAATGGTTAAAAATGTGTCGGCCTGTGGAACTGGGTTGATGCGGGGGGTGGCACCTCTGAGTCTTCGATCAGTTCAAACAACTGGCCGAATTCACAGCCGAAAAACCGGCACAGCCTTTCCGCTGTCTTGCAGTCAATGCGCCGAAACTGGTTGTGATAGAGGTTCCCAATGATGGTGGGACTCAGTTTCGTGGCGATCGCCACCTCAAACTGCTTGAGTTCCTTCTGGGCCATCATGTCACGCAGTCTGCATACAATAGGCATTGCCCAATCTCCTCATAAAACCTACATAGCTACCATGACTTATCCGTTAATTATTAGCGGCTTACTAGATATCTACCACACTTCTACCATCTTATGAATAATTTTTTCTTGATTTTTCTCCCCAACTGGCGGGCTGTGATTCCTCCACCGGTCCGGGGGGGGACCGGGGGACCGGGGGACCGGGGGACCGGGGGAGGGGCGAATCGCCCCTACACATCCC contains:
- a CDS encoding helix-turn-helix transcriptional regulator, with protein sequence MPIVCRLRDMMAQKELKQFEVAIATKLSPTIIGNLYHNQFRRIDCKTAERLCRFFGCEFGQLFELIEDSEVPPPASTQFHRPTHF